A region of Allocoleopsis franciscana PCC 7113 DNA encodes the following proteins:
- a CDS encoding class I adenylate-forming enzyme family protein, giving the protein MLHQTFLKAVKQYPTKTAIVYDQQRINYQELYTKVLGLSKGLHSIGVKQSDCVAIILPNCPEFVISFYAVATLKAIALPLNTAFKEAEINFYINDTGASVIITDKVRAELCHKVISQFDRKIELIVIDEDESSRVLFEDLSQNQTNEFENMTPYEGDVIYQYSSGSTGRPKRVARTQKNIVYQGSNCVATLNVTASDNILCIVPLYHAYGFGECMLAATFTGATLVILEPFMQNGVPVEMPFIFRCPRVLSLIETEKITILPAVPYIYSILAATPYQTQVNFSTLRLCISAGNFLPKDTSDKFLHRFGIPLRQLYGCTEAGAVAINLEPEADLHYDSIGVPMRNVEIIVMDDDGNELAPGLIGEFVIKSETLTTGYHNLPEVNKEAFRNGHFFTGDLGKKDEQGRLYLTGRKKIFIDTGGHKVDPLEVEDILVAYPKVQEAVVVGTKGPLGGELIKAVIVLNEECKEQEIIAFCKDKLADFKVPKFIEFRQELPKNPLGKVLRKKV; this is encoded by the coding sequence ATGTTGCATCAAACATTCCTTAAAGCCGTAAAGCAGTACCCAACAAAGACGGCTATTGTTTACGATCAACAGAGGATTAACTATCAAGAGCTTTACACTAAAGTCCTTGGATTAAGTAAAGGGCTTCACTCAATTGGTGTAAAGCAATCTGACTGTGTTGCGATCATTTTGCCCAATTGTCCGGAGTTTGTGATCAGCTTTTATGCAGTTGCTACGTTGAAGGCGATCGCCCTGCCATTAAACACCGCTTTTAAAGAGGCCGAAATCAATTTCTACATCAATGACACGGGAGCGAGTGTCATTATTACAGATAAGGTACGGGCTGAACTTTGCCACAAAGTTATCTCTCAATTTGACCGGAAAATCGAGTTAATTGTCATTGATGAAGATGAGTCTTCCCGTGTCTTATTTGAGGACTTAAGCCAAAACCAAACCAACGAGTTTGAAAATATGACTCCTTATGAAGGAGATGTAATCTATCAGTACTCGTCTGGTTCCACCGGCAGACCCAAAAGAGTAGCCAGAACACAAAAGAACATCGTCTACCAGGGAAGCAATTGTGTAGCGACTCTAAACGTAACAGCGTCTGACAATATTTTATGCATCGTACCCCTGTATCACGCTTATGGGTTTGGGGAATGCATGTTAGCGGCTACCTTTACAGGCGCAACCCTCGTTATTTTAGAGCCATTCATGCAAAATGGTGTTCCTGTTGAGATGCCATTTATTTTCCGCTGCCCACGAGTGTTAAGCCTGATAGAAACCGAGAAGATTACGATTCTGCCCGCTGTGCCCTACATCTATAGCATTTTGGCAGCCACTCCCTATCAGACTCAAGTCAACTTCTCAACACTGAGATTATGTATCTCAGCGGGCAATTTCTTACCGAAGGATACATCCGATAAATTCCTCCACAGATTTGGTATTCCGCTCAGACAGCTTTATGGTTGTACAGAAGCTGGGGCCGTTGCGATCAATTTAGAGCCAGAGGCTGACCTTCATTATGATTCCATCGGTGTGCCGATGAGGAATGTAGAAATTATAGTGATGGATGACGATGGCAATGAATTAGCTCCTGGCTTAATTGGGGAGTTTGTAATCAAAAGTGAAACCCTGACCACTGGGTATCACAATTTGCCCGAAGTGAATAAAGAGGCGTTCCGAAATGGTCACTTTTTTACAGGGGACTTAGGCAAAAAAGATGAGCAAGGGCGTCTTTATCTAACTGGGCGTAAGAAAATCTTTATTGATACTGGCGGACACAAGGTTGATCCGCTAGAGGTCGAAGATATTCTGGTCGCTTATCCGAAGGTACAGGAAGCGGTTGTTGTTGGAACAAAAGGACCCTTAGGCGGAGAGTTGATTAAGGCAGTTATTGTCCTCAATGAAGAATGTAAAGAGCAGGAAATTATAGCATTCTGCAAAGACAAGCTAGCCGACTTTAAGGTTCCGAAATTTATTGAGTTCCGCCAAGAACTGCCTAAAAATCCCTTGGGTAAAGTATTGCGGAAAAAGGTTTAA
- a CDS encoding prephenate/arogenate dehydrogenase, producing MNIGIVGLGLIGGSLGLDLRSLGHQVLGVSRQEQTCQRAIDRGVVDDASLNLTLLAAADVVFICTPIAAIAPTVQQLIPHLSPDTVVTDVGSVKAAVVDEVASVWHNFVGGHPMAGTTDNGIEAAVLGLFADNPYVLTPIDTTPVTAVKRVEEIVRSLTSRVYFCRPEDHDRAVASISHLPVMVSASLIDSCMNEPDSTVLELAQNLASSGFRDTSRVGGGNPELGMMMAQYNRESLLRSLTSYRHSLDQFIELIEQEDWQTLEKKLKENHIQRPQFL from the coding sequence ATGAACATTGGGATTGTAGGGCTAGGACTGATTGGTGGCTCATTGGGCTTAGACTTGAGATCACTGGGTCACCAAGTCTTAGGCGTTTCTCGCCAAGAGCAAACGTGCCAACGGGCGATTGATCGTGGTGTTGTAGATGACGCCAGTCTGAATTTAACGCTTTTGGCGGCAGCAGATGTTGTGTTTATTTGCACCCCCATTGCCGCGATCGCACCCACTGTACAACAGTTAATTCCCCATCTCTCCCCTGATACCGTAGTCACTGATGTGGGTTCGGTGAAGGCCGCAGTGGTTGACGAGGTTGCTTCTGTATGGCACAACTTCGTCGGTGGACACCCCATGGCAGGTACAACAGACAATGGCATAGAAGCGGCTGTCTTAGGGCTATTTGCGGATAATCCCTACGTCCTCACACCGATTGATACAACACCCGTAACAGCGGTGAAGCGGGTAGAGGAGATTGTGCGATCGCTCACTTCACGAGTCTATTTCTGCCGTCCTGAAGACCATGATCGCGCTGTGGCGTCGATTTCTCACCTACCTGTGATGGTTAGCGCCAGCTTGATCGATAGCTGTATGAATGAACCTGATTCAACCGTTTTAGAGTTAGCTCAAAACCTAGCCAGTTCTGGCTTTCGGGATACCAGCCGCGTTGGAGGCGGCAACCCAGAGCTGGGGATGATGATGGCGCAGTATAATCGAGAGTCATTGTTGCGATCGCTCACTTCATATCGCCACAGCCTCGACCAATTTATTGAGCTGATCGAGCAGGAAGATTGGCAAACTTTAGAGAAAAAACTCAAAGAAAATCATATACAGCGTCCGCAGTTTCTTTAA
- the rlmN gene encoding 23S rRNA (adenine(2503)-C(2))-methyltransferase RlmN has protein sequence MTEVDTSIPLQVTSIPPLLGASLAELTEWVQQQGQPAYRGRQLHQWIYQKGARSLTEISVFSKQWREVVADVPIGRSTLHYRSQSPDGTVKYLLRLADGHIIETVGIPTFARGGEEAWDGWDDDFSPNPKSQNSNSKTKERLTVCVSSQVGCPMACDFCATGKGGFSRNLKRHEIVDQVLTVQEDFGQRVSNVVFMGMGEPLLNLEEVLGAVKSINQDVGIGMRSLTLSTVGVPGRIRQLAEHHLQITLAISLHASNQALREQLIPTAKRYPLDTLLEECREYVQLTGRRVTFEYILLSELNDLPEHAIELAKHLRGFQSHVNLIPYNPITEVDYQRPTPRRIQAFVEALEKHHIAVSVRRSRGLEKDAACGQLRASKIPQPL, from the coding sequence CTGACTGAGGTAGATACATCCATTCCGTTACAAGTAACCTCAATTCCTCCACTTTTGGGCGCTTCGTTAGCCGAGTTAACCGAATGGGTGCAACAACAGGGACAACCCGCTTATCGAGGGCGTCAACTGCACCAGTGGATTTATCAAAAAGGGGCGCGATCGCTCACAGAAATTTCTGTTTTTTCTAAGCAGTGGCGGGAAGTTGTTGCTGATGTTCCCATTGGTCGCTCTACATTACACTATCGCTCACAATCCCCCGATGGTACTGTAAAATATCTGCTGCGACTAGCCGATGGTCACATTATCGAAACCGTCGGGATTCCCACCTTTGCCAGAGGAGGAGAGGAAGCTTGGGATGGATGGGATGATGACTTTTCCCCTAATCCAAAATCTCAAAACTCAAATTCCAAAACCAAAGAACGTCTTACGGTTTGCGTTTCCTCCCAAGTCGGTTGTCCCATGGCATGTGACTTCTGTGCCACTGGCAAAGGGGGATTTAGCCGCAATCTGAAACGCCATGAAATTGTCGATCAAGTCTTAACCGTTCAGGAAGACTTTGGACAACGTGTCAGCAATGTGGTGTTCATGGGAATGGGAGAACCATTGCTGAATCTAGAGGAAGTTTTGGGTGCGGTGAAGTCGATTAATCAAGATGTAGGAATTGGAATGCGATCGCTAACCCTTTCCACCGTCGGCGTTCCCGGACGAATTCGCCAACTTGCCGAACATCATCTACAAATTACCTTAGCCATCAGTCTCCATGCCTCAAACCAGGCATTGCGAGAGCAACTCATCCCCACAGCAAAGCGCTATCCCTTAGACACTCTGTTAGAAGAGTGCCGGGAATACGTACAATTGACCGGTCGTCGGGTAACGTTTGAATACATCTTGCTTTCTGAACTTAATGACCTCCCAGAACACGCCATTGAGTTAGCAAAACATCTACGAGGGTTCCAGAGTCACGTTAATCTAATTCCCTACAATCCTATTACTGAAGTCGATTACCAGCGTCCGACACCTCGAAGAATTCAAGCCTTTGTCGAGGCACTAGAAAAGCATCATATTGCAGTTAGTGTGCGCCGTTCTCGTGGACTGGAAAAAGATGCCGCCTGCGGACAATTACGTGCTTCCAAAATTCCTCAACCTCTGTAA
- a CDS encoding potassium channel family protein: MKPRIIVCGLGRTGYKIFGLLRQQGAAVVGIHYKPLVEEEEAEDVVIGNLSSASTLLAAGIQKANTLVLASNDDALNLAILTQARVLNPRIRIINRLFNSGLGDRLDQTLPNHVSLSVSALAAPVFAFAALGNKAIGQLRLFNQTWPIYEEVIHENHPWLGRHLSELWDERSRMLIYYLPVNGRVALVSAVIEGRKLQVGDRLIIGTQPNVRNRRNSWLRKFLKVLTNLRQFQNHAQPILVVTLTLFVMIFLATLTYVCFDTNISAVDALYFSVGMITGAGGQEQVAEKAPDSIKLFTVVMMLVGAGVIGICYALLNDFVLGTRLKQFWDAARVPARNHYIVCGLGGVGVQIVNHLHCHGHEVVVIEHDLNNRFLNIVRSQGIPVIHGDASLSATLTAANIQKAEALLAVTSDDTANLQIALSAKNLTPKLSTVVRNQDPHFSQMVQQVFEFQSVLCPAELATPSFAAAALGGRILGNGMTRDTLWVALATLITPKHPFCGRRVKEIAIDADFVPLYIETNCQTIHAWDLLETCLSAGDVLYLTMPASGLDQLWRVAATQLIANVGMPT, from the coding sequence ATGAAACCCCGAATCATTGTTTGTGGCTTGGGTCGCACTGGATATAAAATTTTCGGTTTACTGAGGCAGCAGGGAGCGGCTGTGGTGGGCATTCATTACAAACCTCTGGTTGAAGAAGAAGAAGCCGAGGATGTTGTGATTGGAAACTTATCTTCAGCTTCTACCCTCCTAGCGGCTGGGATTCAAAAGGCTAACACATTAGTTCTGGCGAGTAACGATGATGCTTTAAATTTGGCAATTCTGACTCAGGCTAGAGTTCTCAATCCCCGAATTCGCATCATTAATCGCTTGTTTAATAGTGGTTTGGGCGATCGCCTCGATCAGACTCTCCCCAATCACGTGAGTCTAAGTGTTTCGGCCTTGGCAGCACCAGTCTTTGCCTTCGCCGCACTGGGAAATAAAGCGATCGGGCAACTGCGGCTATTTAATCAAACTTGGCCGATCTACGAAGAGGTAATTCATGAAAATCATCCCTGGCTAGGACGCCATTTGAGCGAACTGTGGGATGAGCGATCGCGGATGCTGATTTATTACCTTCCCGTAAACGGTCGAGTGGCATTGGTATCCGCTGTGATTGAGGGCAGGAAGTTACAAGTTGGCGATCGCTTAATTATCGGCACCCAACCGAATGTCCGTAACCGTCGCAACTCCTGGCTGCGAAAATTCCTCAAAGTCCTCACCAACTTACGTCAGTTTCAAAATCACGCTCAACCCATCTTGGTGGTGACGTTGACTCTATTTGTCATGATTTTTCTGGCGACACTCACCTATGTTTGCTTTGATACCAACATCTCGGCGGTCGATGCTCTCTATTTTTCGGTGGGCATGATTACCGGTGCGGGTGGTCAAGAACAGGTGGCAGAAAAAGCACCCGACAGCATTAAACTGTTTACCGTGGTGATGATGCTAGTAGGAGCCGGAGTCATAGGGATTTGCTATGCCCTGCTCAACGATTTTGTCTTAGGAACTCGGTTAAAGCAGTTTTGGGACGCGGCTAGGGTACCTGCACGCAATCACTACATTGTCTGTGGATTGGGGGGTGTTGGGGTTCAAATTGTCAACCACCTGCATTGTCATGGACATGAGGTCGTCGTGATCGAACACGACCTCAATAACCGTTTCCTCAACATTGTTCGTTCCCAAGGAATCCCCGTGATTCATGGAGATGCTAGTTTATCCGCAACGCTGACAGCGGCTAACATCCAGAAAGCTGAAGCACTCTTAGCTGTCACCAGTGATGATACCGCCAACTTACAAATTGCGCTCAGTGCCAAAAACCTTACTCCCAAATTATCGACGGTTGTGCGAAATCAAGACCCACATTTCTCTCAGATGGTACAGCAGGTTTTTGAATTTCAATCTGTGCTTTGTCCCGCCGAATTAGCGACTCCATCGTTTGCCGCCGCTGCTTTGGGAGGGAGAATTTTAGGCAACGGGATGACTCGCGATACCCTGTGGGTTGCCTTAGCTACCTTAATTACACCAAAACATCCTTTTTGTGGACGCCGTGTCAAAGAGATTGCGATCGATGCAGACTTTGTTCCTCTCTATATTGAAACCAATTGCCAAACCATTCATGCCTGGGATCTCTTGGAGACTTGCCTCAGTGCTGGTGATGTTCTTTACCTGACTATGCCTGCTTCCGGTTTAGATCAGTTGTGGCGTGTAGCTGCCACTCAGCTCATTGCCAACGTTGGAATGCCAACATGA
- a CDS encoding HhoA/HhoB/HtrA family serine endopeptidase → MVLDHQTSKSYDSASFSLKKAASYLSLVLLGAGATLSGNYFLSGHLLSAATPNSPISSKAVAGTIPPSTPLPIQDTNFITQVVENVGPAVVRIDSSRTVTSRIPEVFNNPLFRDFFGADLPSEPQQRVERGTGSGFMLNSNGEIMTNAHVVDGADKVNVTLKDGRSFVGKVVGTDPVTDVAVVKIQGNNLPAVTLGNSEQLKPGEWAIAIGNPLGLDNTVTTGIISATGRSSSQVGVPDKRVNFIQTDAAINPGNSGGPLLNASGQVIGMNTAIIQGAQGLGFAIPINTAKRIAQQLIATGQVQHAYLGIQMVTLTPELRQNINSNPQAGLRVDEDNGILIAKVMPNSPAAQAGLRAGDVIHKVNSQPVKNAEDIQKAVEDSQVGSNLQFELRRNQTEMNVAVKPGALPIQQAQRE, encoded by the coding sequence ATGGTACTCGATCACCAAACTTCTAAATCTTATGATTCTGCCTCTTTTTCTTTAAAAAAGGCCGCGAGTTATTTATCACTGGTGTTGCTGGGCGCGGGTGCTACTTTATCCGGAAATTATTTTTTGTCGGGTCACTTGCTCTCTGCGGCTACACCTAATTCTCCAATTTCTAGTAAAGCTGTAGCAGGAACCATTCCCCCTAGCACACCTTTACCGATTCAAGACACAAACTTTATTACCCAGGTCGTCGAGAATGTGGGGCCTGCGGTGGTGCGGATTGATTCCTCTCGAACCGTCACATCTCGAATTCCCGAAGTCTTTAATAACCCATTGTTTCGCGATTTTTTTGGAGCTGATCTGCCCTCAGAGCCACAACAGCGTGTTGAACGCGGTACAGGGTCAGGCTTTATGCTCAACAGCAATGGTGAGATTATGACAAATGCTCACGTTGTAGACGGTGCCGATAAAGTAAATGTGACTCTCAAAGATGGTCGCAGCTTTGTGGGTAAAGTGGTTGGCACCGACCCCGTAACGGATGTTGCAGTCGTGAAAATTCAAGGGAACAATCTCCCCGCCGTTACCCTCGGTAATTCCGAGCAACTCAAACCAGGGGAATGGGCAATTGCGATCGGTAATCCCCTCGGTTTAGATAATACGGTCACCACAGGTATCATTAGTGCCACAGGGCGTTCAAGTTCTCAAGTCGGTGTCCCCGATAAGCGCGTTAACTTTATCCAAACGGATGCCGCGATTAATCCCGGCAATTCTGGAGGGCCTCTGTTAAATGCCTCTGGTCAAGTGATTGGCATGAATACAGCCATTATCCAAGGTGCCCAAGGTTTAGGCTTTGCCATTCCGATCAATACCGCTAAACGGATTGCTCAGCAATTAATTGCGACAGGCCAGGTTCAACATGCCTACCTCGGCATCCAGATGGTGACATTAACGCCAGAGTTAAGACAAAACATTAATAGCAATCCTCAGGCAGGTCTTAGGGTAGATGAAGACAATGGCATACTCATTGCCAAAGTGATGCCCAATTCCCCAGCGGCACAAGCTGGACTCCGTGCTGGGGATGTGATTCACAAAGTCAACAGTCAACCCGTGAAAAACGCTGAGGATATCCAAAAAGCTGTGGAAGATTCTCAGGTTGGCAGCAACTTACAATTCGAGTTGCGCCGCAATCAAACAGAGATGAATGTAGCGGTGAAGCCTGGTGCCCTTCCGATTCAGCAGGCTCAGAGGGAATAA
- a CDS encoding Fe2+-dependent dioxygenase — MIFSIDNILSPEELRFIVNSLEKADFVDGKTTAGWHAKFVKNNMQLQREATYAKDLRELVETALRRNALFQSAIQPKSIHSVLFSRYETGMSYGRHVDNALMGNQEFLRSDVSFTLFLSSPSTYEGGELIIEYSDGDRAYKLEAGSMIVYPSSTLHQVETVTEGVRLAAVGWVQSLVRDANEREILFDLDTARRSIFAKEGKTIEFDLISKSYANLLRKWAE, encoded by the coding sequence ATGATATTCTCTATTGACAATATTCTTAGTCCAGAAGAACTGCGATTTATAGTTAACAGTCTGGAGAAAGCTGATTTTGTAGATGGCAAAACGACAGCAGGCTGGCACGCCAAATTTGTTAAAAACAATATGCAACTCCAGCGTGAGGCAACTTATGCCAAAGATCTGCGAGAACTGGTAGAGACGGCTCTCCGGCGCAATGCCTTATTTCAGAGTGCAATCCAGCCTAAAAGTATACACTCGGTGCTGTTTAGCCGCTATGAAACGGGCATGTCCTATGGTAGACACGTTGATAATGCCCTGATGGGCAATCAAGAGTTTTTACGATCGGATGTGTCTTTCACTCTATTCCTCAGTTCACCCTCTACCTATGAAGGCGGTGAGTTAATCATTGAATACAGCGATGGCGATCGCGCTTACAAACTTGAAGCGGGTTCGATGATTGTTTACCCTTCCTCAACCCTGCATCAGGTAGAGACTGTGACTGAAGGCGTAAGGTTAGCGGCTGTCGGCTGGGTTCAGAGCTTAGTTCGCGATGCAAATGAGCGGGAAATTTTGTTTGATTTGGATACAGCTCGTCGGTCAATTTTTGCTAAAGAAGGTAAGACTATTGAGTTTGATTTAATTTCAAAAAGCTATGCGAATTTGCTGCGAAAATGGGCTGAATGA
- a CDS encoding chorismate transformation enzyme, FkbO/Hyg5 family has product MTLSLPNLPSVGLETKSLRARFGQNKTDCIATGDTIDLSLKMPVLGSQDTEYIISQPGQIYQKLGFHIIETADRFVGALVQEVDFPLEQAAYEIYLNFLELTKDWNLFRVWNYIPYINEEFCGLENYRSFCKGRSLAFEAFYGEEFNFKMPAASAVGINDNKLVLYFIAGKERATNIENPEQVPAFNYPKQYGPRSPSFARGTVVLQDGKHIGYLSGTASIKSHESVTLRNISEQFHTTLDNMSLVFERMGLLHERMSFHGTMPDPAKYDRRFKVYIRHLEDAEYIQNLFAQSIFASEDDHILYLRSDICRFELDLEIEAIIAER; this is encoded by the coding sequence ATGACTCTTTCCCTGCCCAATCTACCCAGTGTAGGTCTAGAGACGAAAAGCCTTCGCGCTCGGTTTGGACAGAATAAGACCGATTGCATCGCCACAGGGGATACTATCGATCTATCCTTGAAAATGCCAGTTTTGGGTTCACAAGATACAGAGTACATAATTTCTCAGCCTGGGCAGATATACCAAAAGTTAGGATTTCACATCATCGAGACAGCAGATAGATTTGTTGGGGCTTTGGTTCAGGAAGTAGACTTTCCCTTAGAACAAGCCGCCTATGAGATTTATCTTAACTTTTTAGAGTTAACCAAAGATTGGAATTTATTCCGTGTTTGGAACTATATTCCCTACATTAACGAAGAATTCTGCGGCTTAGAAAATTACAGGTCTTTTTGCAAAGGTCGTTCCTTAGCCTTTGAAGCCTTCTATGGCGAAGAATTCAATTTTAAGATGCCAGCCGCCTCAGCTGTTGGAATTAACGACAATAAGCTTGTTCTTTATTTCATCGCAGGCAAAGAAAGAGCGACTAATATTGAAAATCCAGAACAAGTTCCGGCATTTAACTATCCTAAGCAGTATGGTCCCCGATCACCGAGTTTTGCACGGGGTACAGTGGTTTTGCAGGATGGAAAACACATCGGTTATTTATCGGGAACAGCAAGTATTAAGAGTCACGAATCAGTAACTCTAAGAAATATCAGTGAGCAATTCCATACCACCCTCGACAACATGAGTTTGGTGTTTGAACGGATGGGTTTACTCCATGAACGGATGAGTTTCCACGGAACCATGCCCGATCCGGCAAAATATGACCGAAGATTTAAGGTCTATATCAGACATCTAGAAGATGCAGAATACATCCAAAACCTTTTTGCTCAAAGTATTTTTGCTTCTGAAGATGACCACATTCTTTATCTGCGATCGGACATCTGTCGCTTTGAATTAGACCTAGAAATCGAAGCCATCATTGCAGAACGGTAA
- a CDS encoding Hsp70 family protein: MAIAIDFGTSNTVVTRWNAATQQPETLNLPGLSLKLADNPPLIPSLLYIEDARQGKVLVGREVRDKGLDLTNDPRFFRSFKRGIGADIQGFLPELDEQVVRFEQVGQWFLTQIIEQLKSTQNSTLDSLILTVPVDSFEAYRHWLSGVCQSLPVEQVRILDEPTAAALGYGIADGQTLLVVDFGGGTLDLSLVQLNQDAQVGKKPLGFILKWGEKLLGESSGQKVKIARVLSKAGQNLGGSDIDNWLVDYFAETQGLTKSPLTTRLAERLKIQLSEKPSATEVYFNDETFESYELKLDRQTFETILREHQFFEILDDMMAQLLQQGRRAGIEVSDIDAVLLVGGTVKIPAVQDWVKNYFDASKIRCEKPFEAIAQGALQLAQGIEIQDFLYHSYGIRYWDRRNNCHNWHSIIKAGQAYPMSEPVELLLGASVDNQPSIELIVGELGAQTGATEVYFDGDRLITRQMGGGQTTVQPLNDRDGARTIAQLTPAGNPGRDRIKIQFWVDADRSLRINVEDLLTDQPLLQNQIVAQLS, translated from the coding sequence ATGGCGATTGCAATTGATTTTGGCACAAGCAACACAGTAGTCACGCGCTGGAATGCCGCAACCCAGCAACCGGAAACCCTCAACCTACCAGGATTGTCGCTGAAATTAGCGGACAATCCTCCATTAATCCCCAGTTTGCTCTATATAGAAGATGCAAGGCAGGGTAAGGTCTTGGTTGGGCGAGAAGTACGCGACAAGGGACTCGACCTCACCAATGACCCCCGCTTCTTTCGCAGCTTTAAACGGGGAATTGGTGCCGACATTCAAGGCTTCTTGCCTGAATTGGATGAGCAGGTTGTCCGATTTGAGCAAGTTGGGCAGTGGTTCCTCACTCAGATTATTGAACAACTCAAATCCACTCAGAACAGTACCCTTGACTCCTTAATTCTCACCGTGCCGGTGGATAGCTTTGAAGCCTATCGCCATTGGTTGAGTGGTGTTTGCCAATCCTTGCCAGTAGAGCAAGTCCGCATCTTAGATGAACCCACGGCGGCGGCTTTGGGCTATGGCATTGCCGATGGGCAAACCCTGCTCGTGGTTGACTTTGGTGGTGGCACTTTAGATTTATCTCTGGTGCAACTCAATCAAGACGCTCAAGTGGGTAAAAAGCCCTTAGGTTTTATTCTCAAGTGGGGTGAGAAGCTGTTGGGAGAAAGTTCGGGACAGAAGGTGAAAATAGCCCGTGTTCTCTCCAAAGCGGGGCAAAACTTGGGTGGCTCGGATATTGATAACTGGCTGGTGGATTACTTTGCGGAAACTCAAGGGTTGACGAAATCGCCCCTGACGACTCGACTCGCCGAACGCCTAAAAATCCAGCTTTCTGAGAAGCCATCGGCAACGGAAGTCTATTTCAACGATGAAACCTTCGAGAGTTACGAACTCAAACTCGATCGCCAGACCTTTGAAACCATCTTGAGAGAACACCAGTTTTTTGAGATACTGGATGATATGATGGCGCAGTTATTGCAACAAGGGCGTCGGGCTGGGATCGAGGTGTCCGATATTGATGCAGTTCTTTTAGTTGGTGGCACGGTTAAAATTCCCGCCGTTCAAGATTGGGTCAAGAATTACTTCGACGCGAGTAAAATTCGTTGCGAGAAACCCTTTGAAGCGATCGCCCAAGGCGCACTTCAGCTCGCCCAAGGCATCGAAATTCAGGATTTCCTTTACCACAGTTACGGCATTCGTTATTGGGATAGGCGTAATAATTGCCATAACTGGCATTCGATTATCAAAGCCGGACAAGCTTATCCGATGAGTGAGCCTGTGGAACTGCTTTTGGGCGCATCGGTAGACAATCAACCGAGCATTGAACTAATTGTGGGCGAGTTGGGGGCGCAGACGGGGGCGACGGAAGTGTATTTTGATGGCGATCGCTTAATTACTCGTCAAATGGGTGGCGGACAAACGACCGTGCAACCCCTCAACGACCGCGATGGAGCGAGAACCATCGCTCAACTGACTCCTGCGGGGAATCCAGGACGCGATCGCATTAAAATTCAGTTTTGGGTGGATGCCGACCGTTCTCTCCGAATTAATGTTGAAGATTTACTGACCGATCAACCTTTATTACAGAATCAAATCGTCGCCCAGTTGAGTTAA
- the lgt gene encoding prolipoprotein diacylglyceryl transferase yields the protein MLQAMSPLTLAFQFASPGPILVQLGPIAIRWYGLLIASAVLIGVTLSQYLAKRRNVDPNLVGDLAIWLVIAAIPCARLYYVLFEWEQYAPNPLQAFAIWKGGIAIHGAILGGIVAAIIFARIQKISVWLLADLVVPSLILGQAIGRWGNFFNSEAFGRPTDLPWKLYIPPQQRPLEFINYDFFHPTFLYESLWNLMVFAILMTLFFRDLNRKPHLKVGTLALVYMVAYSLGRFWIEGLRTDSLMIGPLRMAQIISLVEITLGLLGLVWLYLRRRSLPDVVSVDNRQWDTRSDV from the coding sequence ATGCTACAAGCCATGTCCCCTCTGACTCTGGCATTTCAATTTGCTTCTCCAGGCCCGATTTTGGTTCAACTCGGACCGATCGCCATTCGCTGGTACGGTTTGTTAATTGCTTCAGCCGTATTAATCGGAGTCACCTTGTCCCAATACTTGGCAAAGCGCCGTAACGTTGACCCAAACTTGGTAGGCGACTTGGCAATCTGGCTGGTGATTGCAGCAATTCCCTGTGCCCGACTCTACTACGTCCTGTTTGAATGGGAACAATATGCCCCAAATCCGCTCCAAGCTTTTGCGATTTGGAAAGGCGGAATTGCTATTCATGGTGCCATTTTAGGCGGTATTGTAGCGGCGATTATTTTTGCCCGTATCCAAAAAATCTCTGTCTGGCTATTAGCTGACTTAGTCGTCCCTTCTCTTATTTTGGGTCAGGCGATCGGGCGTTGGGGTAACTTCTTTAATTCCGAAGCCTTTGGGCGTCCTACCGATTTACCCTGGAAACTGTATATTCCTCCCCAGCAGCGCCCCTTAGAGTTCATTAATTATGACTTTTTCCATCCTACTTTTCTCTACGAATCCCTTTGGAACTTAATGGTTTTTGCCATACTCATGACGCTGTTCTTTCGGGATTTAAACCGCAAACCCCATCTAAAAGTGGGCACCTTAGCTCTGGTTTACATGGTGGCTTATAGTCTCGGTCGATTCTGGATTGAGGGACTGCGGACGGATAGCTTGATGATTGGCCCCCTACGCATGGCTCAAATCATCAGTTTAGTAGAGATCACTCTTGGTCTGCTCGGTCTAGTATGGCTATATCTCAGGCGTCGTTCCCTGCCGGATGTTGTCTCCGTTGACAATCGACAGTGGGATACTCGCTCTGATGTTTAG